TTGGTATGAGCGATCTTGCCATGTGTTCCCTTGCAGTGGATAGAAGAAGCGTTAAAGTGGCAAAACATTTTAATTTAATGCATCCGGCTGTTTTAATGATGGTGGAAAGTGTAATTAAAAAATGCAATAAGAACGGGATAGAAAGCTGCATATGCGGACATTCTGCAGGAGTTCCAGAAATTGTAAAAAAACTGGTTGGATTTGGCATAGATTGTGTTTCTACAAACCCTGATCAGATTCTAAAAATAAGAAAGGCTGTATACTGTTTTGAAAATGATATTATAATAAATAGTCTTGTCTAAAAAGTGTATAAAAAATATAATTTAAAATCAAATTATTTTATATTCTGAGGGCTTCCTGAAACTCAATTTTTCCTTTATACAATGCAGAACCAACTACCACTCCACTAACACTGGTTTTGCTGAGTTTTCTGATATCGTCAATTGATGTAACCCCTCCAGCATAAATAACCGGTATACTCACCTCATTTAGGAGTTCTATAAGTGGTTCAGTATCAAAACCTTTTAATAACCCTTCATAATCAACATTTGTGAATAAAATACCGCCAGCACCGTGTTCTTCAAATATTTTACCGAATTCTGGCGCGCTTTTCGGTGTTTTTTCTGTCCATCCTTTGACCACGACTTTTGAATCCTTACTATCAAGTGCAACTATAATTCTTTCCTTTCCATACTTTTTTGAAAGTTCCTGGACAACTTTAGGATTTTCCACTGCCATGGTACCAAGGATGATTCTGTCGACACCCATTTTAAGCAGATTTTCAGCATCTTCTTTTGTTCTTATACCTCCGCCGACCTGTACAGGTACATCTACACTTTCAACAATCTTCTTTATAATGTCAATATTTCCTTTGTCCCCAAAAGCCCCATCTAAATCAATGATATGTAAAATACTGGCCCCCATTTTTTCCCATTCTTTTGCAACATTTACAGGGTTTTCTATCACTACCTGTTCAGTTCCTGGCTCTCCCTGAACTAGCTGGACGCATTTACCACCTTTAATATCAACAGCAGGAATAATCAGCATTTTTGACATAATATCACCTTTCAAATGATGTTTATTTTTATTCGTTTAAATTTTTTGTAAAATTAGAATATTAAATCAAATTATAGTCTATATAAAACTAAAAATGTGCTTAAAAGAATTATATTTCTCTAAAAATTAATTATTTAGCACTATTTCTAACTGCAATTCTACTTGTTACCATAGTTTTTGCAGATAAAAGTTTTCTATCCTTTTTATCACTTTTTTTAATTTCAAGTTCTATTTTTTCAAGCAAAGCTTCCAGATCTTTACCTTTACAGTGATTCACTTCTTCAATAATGTCAGCATATTCATTATCATTTGATTTCTTTTTATGAGTACTCTGTTTTCTAAATAGTCCCATTTCGTTCATACCTCTATAATATTTTACAATGTTATCATATGTTTAATTTAGTATTTAGATTTTTCCATAGGGTCTTGAAAAATCATAATATTGAATCAGGAGGTATTTATATTTGAGCATAAGGATATTGGGACAAATAAATTGAGTAACTATATTGATTTTTAAAAATATTGGTCAAAAAAATTTAAATTTTCATTTATTATTTTCCGATATTTATATAAATTTTGTAACACAAATTATACAAGAGAATAATAAGATTATGCCTTTGTTTATAGTAAAGGAGGTTTCAGGATGAAATCAATGAAAA
This genomic window from Methanobacterium sp. contains:
- the hisA gene encoding 1-(5-phosphoribosyl)-5-[(5-phosphoribosylamino)methylideneamino]imidazole-4-carboxamide isomerase, translated to MSKMLIIPAVDIKGGKCVQLVQGEPGTEQVVIENPVNVAKEWEKMGASILHIIDLDGAFGDKGNIDIIKKIVESVDVPVQVGGGIRTKEDAENLLKMGVDRIILGTMAVENPKVVQELSKKYGKERIIVALDSKDSKVVVKGWTEKTPKSAPEFGKIFEEHGAGGILFTNVDYEGLLKGFDTEPLIELLNEVSIPVIYAGGVTSIDDIRKLSKTSVSGVVVGSALYKGKIEFQEALRI